From a single Cyclobacterium marinum DSM 745 genomic region:
- a CDS encoding LruC domain-containing protein, producing the protein MKKIKLNLLTIIVLSLLNGCNLFSPEDKVDTDGDLLSLSIPSGFDFSTYHDVTINIEDDGNYAKYEIFAYTEDLYDAGTETFEDEFGETVTETIYKSEVMEKLLFTGVPNDGVLEQTINLPKFYDKVYIRRNENLNYFSTIEEIVGQKVNFSFNNSNSNERTLAEGDVTDYLYCVNGNGQLFQVDPLTGDLTDLSAMPMGSYTCAIDQENKVLYSIGKSKPYPLMKYSIVDNSWETVANLGMGGPRLDFNTKDGLLYFSDNSANLFVFDPATGENLDKKSILGLHNTSGGDLAFAEDGTLFICTFSGLYELELNDDGDYSSTRISADNLPFTPTSMTFDSNKELWLAEASSSADLIIMDTETGGWEYKYGARANNGTSYGRKLNDLTTFRVYSDVVDETDSDGDGIKDSDDAFPDDADAAFESFTPSKYGRGTIAFEDLWPSSGDYDFNDAALSYQAIAILNSDNLAVRLELICNIKANGAGYTNGIGFEIEGLNPSKVASVTGTVLNQGYITTNDNGTEADQENTVIILADDVDNLLNETTITISFVEPISTSELGVAPFNPFIIINKEREKEVHLPYKSITSLGNQSYVFTGDNKDIDGNFISENGYPWAISIIHDFKVPKEKVDITSAYNFFGAWAESGGTAYEDWYKDNPGNRNEDLIE; encoded by the coding sequence ATGAAAAAAATTAAATTAAATTTATTAACGATTATAGTTTTATCGCTATTAAATGGTTGTAATCTTTTCTCTCCCGAAGACAAGGTAGATACAGATGGCGATTTGTTATCCTTGAGCATTCCATCAGGGTTTGATTTCAGTACATATCATGATGTGACCATCAATATAGAAGACGATGGCAACTATGCGAAATATGAAATTTTTGCTTATACAGAAGATTTATATGATGCAGGCACTGAAACATTTGAAGATGAGTTTGGTGAAACAGTCACAGAAACCATCTACAAATCTGAAGTTATGGAAAAGCTACTTTTTACCGGTGTCCCTAATGATGGTGTGTTGGAGCAAACAATTAATTTGCCTAAATTTTATGATAAAGTATATATCCGCAGAAATGAGAATTTAAATTACTTTTCAACTATAGAGGAGATTGTGGGCCAAAAGGTAAATTTTTCATTTAACAATTCAAATTCAAATGAAAGAACTTTGGCGGAAGGGGATGTTACCGATTATTTATACTGTGTCAATGGAAATGGACAACTGTTTCAAGTTGACCCGTTAACAGGTGATTTAACAGATTTGTCAGCTATGCCTATGGGAAGTTACACCTGTGCCATAGACCAAGAAAATAAGGTGCTGTATTCGATTGGTAAATCTAAACCCTACCCATTAATGAAGTATTCGATAGTGGATAATAGTTGGGAAACGGTAGCCAACCTTGGTATGGGAGGTCCTAGATTGGATTTTAACACTAAAGACGGTTTGTTGTATTTTTCTGATAACAGCGCCAACCTTTTTGTATTTGATCCTGCTACCGGCGAAAATTTAGATAAAAAGAGTATTCTAGGACTTCACAATACTTCTGGTGGGGATTTAGCATTTGCAGAAGATGGAACACTTTTCATTTGTACCTTTTCTGGTTTATATGAGTTGGAATTAAATGATGATGGAGATTATTCAAGTACTAGAATCAGTGCCGATAATTTACCATTTACCCCAACCTCAATGACCTTTGATTCTAACAAAGAATTATGGTTGGCTGAAGCCTCCTCAAGTGCAGATTTGATTATAATGGACACAGAAACAGGTGGATGGGAATACAAATATGGTGCAAGGGCCAATAATGGTACAAGTTATGGAAGGAAGTTAAATGACCTAACTACATTTAGGGTGTATTCCGATGTGGTTGATGAAACGGATTCGGATGGTGATGGCATTAAAGATTCTGATGATGCTTTTCCAGATGATGCAGATGCTGCCTTTGAGTCTTTTACTCCGAGTAAGTATGGTAGAGGTACCATTGCTTTTGAAGATTTATGGCCTTCTTCCGGTGATTACGATTTTAATGATGCTGCATTGAGTTATCAAGCCATCGCAATTTTAAATTCAGACAATCTAGCAGTTAGGTTGGAGCTTATTTGTAATATAAAAGCCAATGGGGCGGGCTATACCAATGGCATAGGCTTTGAAATAGAAGGTCTTAATCCTTCTAAAGTGGCGAGTGTTACAGGTACAGTATTGAATCAAGGTTATATTACCACCAATGACAATGGTACCGAGGCTGACCAAGAGAATACCGTTATTATTTTAGCCGATGATGTCGACAATTTATTGAACGAAACCACAATAACGATTAGTTTTGTTGAACCTATTAGTACCTCTGAACTCGGTGTAGCACCTTTTAATCCGTTTATAATCATAAACAAGGAGAGGGAAAAAGAAGTACATCTACCTTATAAAAGCATTACCAGCTTGGGCAATCAAAGCTATGTATTCACGGGGGATAACAAAGACATCGATGGGAATTTTATCTCTGAAAATGGCTACCCATGGGCAATAAGCATTATTCATGATTTTAAAGTTCCCAAAGAGAAAGTGGATATTACTTCAGCTTATAATTTCTTTGGAGCTTGGGCGGAATCTGGAGGAACTGCCTATGAGGATTGGTACAAAGATAATCCCGGAAATAGGAATGAAGATTTAATTGAATAG
- a CDS encoding SusD/RagB family nutrient-binding outer membrane lipoprotein, which translates to MKKFIIIILSIAFIPILNSCSDFDKLNVSPNDVNEVDPNFLLTTNTYNLASTYSGLGYWGSRIPSLLQYYQVGDGYKSEELNALYWTPGQSSPWASIYSNLVDVQAMSDLSKEQGNVFTEAVALVYRAALTDLVTKIYGDAPFSETNQLEEGIVFPKYDQQKEIYETLLMDLKTAKNMIEGISGNEVPVLDGYDLLYNGDKDKWIKFINSLRIRMCLLLNNKKGELSVDIDAEFQDAAQNVFTSSEDNAVLDYIGNSAATSFQGGPFRASELTYARRMGLGFLNSLRDQNDPRLYRWLRPVEKKWDMDIATATTIQYTDPLGQTFPVEVLPYPSGYDDLDTSLYVGLPVGSQASWTAYNAGPQATSVEPKTTPFNSRLSDIYFQNANEYVGMDIITYSEVEFILAEAAEIGAFGVSDAEGHYKKAIEASMDEWGIFGDYVGGFDFNEFYSQEDVDLNQATNKHERIMTQKYISMFFRPEPWFDWRRTGYPDFVPPYDAAQPAIPIRYHYDSPNPPDPQYVEKYNEAVERLEKSEFVQVPSNDDTRSRMWLLQGTGLPY; encoded by the coding sequence ATGAAGAAATTTATAATAATAATATTATCCATTGCATTCATTCCAATCCTAAACTCATGTAGTGATTTTGATAAATTGAATGTAAGTCCCAACGATGTAAACGAAGTTGATCCAAACTTTCTATTAACTACAAACACTTATAATTTGGCTAGTACTTATAGCGGGCTGGGTTATTGGGGTTCAAGGATCCCTTCCTTATTGCAGTATTACCAGGTTGGTGATGGTTATAAATCGGAGGAATTAAATGCACTTTATTGGACGCCGGGACAAAGTAGTCCTTGGGCAAGTATTTATTCTAATTTAGTGGATGTTCAAGCCATGTCTGACCTCAGCAAAGAGCAAGGAAACGTTTTTACTGAGGCAGTAGCATTGGTATATAGGGCTGCATTAACCGACCTAGTTACGAAGATATATGGAGATGCTCCCTTTTCAGAAACGAATCAGCTGGAGGAAGGAATTGTTTTCCCAAAGTATGATCAGCAGAAAGAGATTTATGAAACCCTTTTGATGGATTTGAAAACAGCAAAAAATATGATTGAAGGAATTTCCGGCAATGAAGTGCCGGTTTTGGATGGATATGATTTGCTTTACAATGGAGATAAAGATAAATGGATAAAGTTTATTAACTCCCTTAGAATCAGAATGTGTTTGTTGTTGAACAATAAAAAAGGAGAGTTAAGTGTTGATATAGATGCTGAATTTCAGGATGCTGCTCAAAATGTTTTCACTAGTAGTGAAGACAATGCTGTTCTAGATTATATTGGAAATTCTGCGGCTACTTCTTTTCAAGGGGGCCCATTCAGGGCTTCTGAACTAACTTATGCTAGAAGAATGGGCTTAGGTTTTCTTAATTCTTTAAGAGACCAAAACGATCCCAGGTTGTATAGGTGGTTAAGGCCTGTTGAAAAGAAATGGGATATGGATATTGCTACAGCCACAACGATCCAATATACGGATCCTCTTGGACAGACTTTCCCTGTTGAAGTGTTGCCCTACCCTAGTGGGTATGATGACCTGGATACCAGTCTGTATGTTGGATTACCGGTTGGTAGTCAGGCCTCATGGACAGCCTATAATGCGGGTCCTCAAGCTACATCAGTGGAGCCCAAAACTACTCCGTTTAATAGTCGTCTTAGCGATATTTATTTCCAAAATGCTAATGAATATGTGGGTATGGATATTATTACCTATTCTGAAGTTGAATTTATATTGGCAGAAGCTGCAGAAATTGGGGCATTTGGCGTCAGTGATGCAGAAGGTCATTATAAGAAGGCTATTGAAGCTTCCATGGATGAATGGGGAATATTTGGTGACTATGTAGGAGGTTTTGATTTTAATGAATTTTACAGTCAGGAAGATGTTGACTTGAATCAGGCAACCAATAAACATGAGCGCATCATGACTCAAAAATACATATCTATGTTTTTTAGGCCCGAGCCTTGGTTTGATTGGAGAAGAACAGGTTATCCGGATTTTGTACCACCATATGATGCAGCACAGCCTGCTATTCCAATTAGGTACCATTATGATTCACCCAACCCTCCCGATCCTCAGTATGTTGAGAAATACAATGAAGCGGTAGAGAGACTGGAAAAATCTGAATTTGTTCAGGTGCCATCAAATGATGATACCCGCTCAAGAATGTGGTTATTGCAAGGAACAGGCTTACCTTATTAA
- a CDS encoding SusC/RagA family TonB-linked outer membrane protein: protein MKEKLFKRDFVNLPRKTMRILQLGLSLLVFSAAMLHNTITYSQNTGINQSQSNTITGVVSDSEGFPLVGVAVLAKGTTNGTVTKLDGDYSINVPANTEVLQFSYIGYQTQEVAIGSRSIINVTLEEDLVGLNEVVITALGISREKESLGYSVGTVGGEELNRTPQASVLSSMQGKIAGVQISQTYGVKGSSMNMVIRGASSLNSDNQPLFVIDGVPVYNTTDNLFNQADLGNAISDINPEDIESMSVLKGPSAAALYGSRAANGVVLITTKSGSDQKKGLGVDFNSSFIMDTPYAYLPIQTEYASGQEGAFVFENDAYEFWGPKLDNGFIAQQRNQDSPSELISYENNINRQQDFYQNGWTQANNVGVTGNYDKANFRVSMGNYLNKGIMPNVDLKKNNISINGTMHLTDKLEVTVMTSLNESSSGNRPNTNDGFLTPTRAILTVGPQVDMSLYSNPDTWWMPNQEGIVQTRWKERWNNPYLMQELATTSFDRVQAMTKIQVGYEFAKDLRFTARYLRSQLNQRAVNQRPWDTNSMPKGNYDIQNSSFREQNWEGLFSYNKTFGDFDLQANAGGNLRYNYQENIHNSTTNLVIPGLYTISNGGPGSVIYNNFLSKKKVNSLFAQTSIGYKNTVYLDLTARNDWSSTLPKENRSYFYPSASLSVLVNEMFDMPAWVSLAKVRAGYAQVGNDVDPYQLQRYYNFGVDWGDTKRASIDKVAKNAQLKPEIATSKEVGIDLSLFDNRISLDATYYTMDNENQVLGINTPITSGANSKLINAGLVRSNGWDITLGSSIVRKKDFSFDLGINFTRNRTTIVELADGVEYFGYSQGYAYFYTYPGDQVGDIYQAPYFKVEDPNSEYYGHAIIYSNGKPERDQNPENFEKIGNYNPDFVLGINPTVQYKNFTLAAVFDWRSGGQFYSETLRQGKNDGRFPEYINGSVDYDPNIDIVQQIKDNPEKFSHEWVGGRDAELGGFPWPTEEQREARSYINADGVKVYVEDASFDVGVREDGEGGYIENFGGPGTIWLSPYNAQKGADRYLASANLYSSTYVKLRELSITYRFPKAVVNKMKLQNMSLSLLGQNVFMWTKHNVFIDPETAYTAVGNRNEPGYEFYSVIPRTRSIGLKLNVGF from the coding sequence ATGAAAGAAAAATTATTTAAAAGAGATTTTGTGAATCTCCCACGTAAAACAATGCGGATTTTGCAGTTGGGTCTGTCTTTGTTGGTGTTCAGTGCTGCAATGCTCCATAATACAATTACTTATTCCCAAAATACAGGCATTAATCAATCTCAAAGTAATACAATTACAGGAGTAGTATCAGATTCAGAAGGTTTTCCACTAGTAGGTGTTGCAGTATTAGCCAAAGGGACTACAAACGGTACCGTAACCAAGCTTGACGGAGATTATTCCATAAACGTTCCTGCCAACACTGAAGTGTTGCAGTTTTCTTATATAGGGTATCAGACGCAAGAGGTGGCTATTGGATCCAGGTCCATAATTAATGTTACTTTGGAAGAAGACCTTGTAGGATTAAACGAAGTGGTCATTACAGCCTTAGGCATTTCGCGTGAAAAAGAATCCTTAGGCTATTCCGTTGGAACAGTTGGTGGGGAGGAATTAAATAGAACACCACAGGCTAGTGTACTAAGCTCTATGCAAGGAAAAATAGCAGGTGTACAGATTTCTCAGACTTACGGGGTGAAAGGTTCATCAATGAATATGGTAATCAGAGGAGCATCTTCTTTAAACTCAGACAATCAACCTTTGTTCGTAATTGATGGCGTTCCGGTTTACAACACTACGGATAACCTATTCAATCAGGCTGACCTTGGAAATGCTATCTCAGACATTAACCCGGAAGATATAGAATCAATGTCAGTTTTAAAAGGACCTAGTGCTGCGGCCCTTTATGGTTCACGGGCAGCGAATGGTGTCGTGCTTATTACAACCAAATCAGGTTCAGATCAGAAAAAAGGGCTAGGTGTAGATTTCAATTCATCATTCATTATGGATACTCCATATGCCTATCTTCCTATTCAAACTGAGTATGCTTCAGGCCAAGAAGGAGCTTTTGTATTTGAAAATGATGCTTATGAATTCTGGGGACCTAAGTTAGACAATGGTTTTATCGCCCAACAAAGAAACCAGGATAGTCCAAGCGAATTGATTTCTTATGAAAACAATATAAATCGTCAGCAGGATTTTTATCAAAACGGCTGGACTCAGGCAAATAATGTAGGTGTTACCGGAAACTATGACAAGGCTAACTTTCGCGTTTCTATGGGTAATTACCTTAATAAAGGGATTATGCCAAATGTGGACTTAAAAAAGAACAACATCAGCATCAATGGAACCATGCACTTAACGGATAAATTGGAAGTGACTGTAATGACCTCTTTGAATGAGTCAAGTTCAGGCAATAGGCCAAATACCAATGATGGTTTTCTTACCCCAACAAGAGCCATTTTAACTGTTGGACCACAAGTGGACATGTCACTTTATAGCAATCCGGACACCTGGTGGATGCCAAACCAAGAAGGTATCGTTCAAACCCGCTGGAAGGAAAGGTGGAACAACCCTTATCTGATGCAAGAGTTGGCCACAACCAGTTTTGATCGCGTTCAGGCCATGACTAAAATACAAGTGGGTTATGAGTTCGCTAAGGACTTGCGTTTTACAGCTAGGTACTTAAGAAGTCAATTGAACCAAAGAGCAGTAAATCAAAGGCCTTGGGACACAAATAGTATGCCTAAGGGAAACTACGATATTCAAAATTCCAGTTTTAGGGAACAAAACTGGGAAGGTCTTTTCTCCTATAACAAAACATTTGGAGATTTTGATCTACAAGCCAATGCCGGTGGAAACCTAAGGTACAACTACCAGGAAAATATTCATAATTCAACAACTAATCTGGTTATTCCCGGCTTGTATACCATTAGTAATGGAGGCCCTGGTTCTGTAATATATAATAACTTTTTGAGTAAAAAGAAAGTGAACAGCCTTTTTGCTCAAACCTCTATTGGCTATAAAAATACGGTATATCTTGATCTTACGGCTAGAAATGACTGGTCAAGTACATTGCCCAAAGAAAACCGCTCCTATTTCTACCCTTCAGCTTCTTTAAGTGTGCTAGTAAATGAAATGTTTGACATGCCGGCTTGGGTTAGCCTTGCCAAGGTTCGTGCAGGTTATGCTCAGGTAGGTAACGATGTAGACCCTTATCAGCTCCAAAGGTATTATAATTTTGGTGTAGATTGGGGAGATACTAAACGGGCCAGTATTGACAAGGTTGCTAAAAATGCTCAGCTAAAACCTGAAATAGCAACATCCAAAGAAGTTGGTATTGACTTGTCACTTTTCGATAACAGAATATCGTTAGATGCGACCTACTATACCATGGATAATGAAAATCAGGTTCTTGGAATTAATACGCCTATTACTTCAGGAGCAAATAGCAAACTAATCAATGCAGGTTTGGTAAGAAGTAATGGCTGGGATATCACGCTAGGTAGCTCTATTGTTAGAAAAAAGGATTTTTCATTTGATTTAGGAATAAATTTCACTAGAAATAGAACTACCATAGTAGAGCTAGCTGATGGGGTTGAATATTTTGGTTATAGCCAAGGATACGCTTATTTCTATACCTATCCGGGAGATCAGGTAGGAGATATTTATCAAGCGCCTTATTTTAAAGTGGAAGATCCAAATTCTGAGTATTATGGTCATGCCATTATATACAGCAATGGTAAGCCTGAAAGAGATCAAAATCCTGAGAATTTTGAGAAAATAGGTAACTACAACCCTGATTTTGTATTGGGTATTAACCCAACTGTACAATACAAAAACTTTACCCTTGCTGCAGTTTTTGACTGGAGATCAGGAGGTCAGTTTTATTCAGAGACTTTGAGGCAAGGTAAGAATGATGGTAGATTTCCTGAATATATTAATGGTAGTGTAGATTATGATCCCAACATAGATATCGTACAGCAAATCAAAGATAACCCTGAGAAATTTTCACATGAATGGGTTGGAGGTCGAGATGCTGAACTGGGAGGTTTTCCTTGGCCAACAGAGGAACAAAGAGAAGCCAGAAGTTATATAAATGCTGATGGGGTAAAAGTTTATGTAGAAGATGCCAGTTTTGATGTAGGCGTTAGAGAAGATGGTGAAGGTGGTTATATCGAGAATTTTGGTGGTCCGGGAACAATATGGTTAAGTCCGTATAATGCACAAAAAGGCGCTGATAGATATTTAGCATCAGCTAACTTGTACAGTTCAACTTATGTGAAGTTAAGAGAGTTATCCATTACTTATAGGTTTCCAAAAGCTGTAGTAAATAAGATGAAACTTCAAAACATGTCTTTGTCTTTGTTAGGTCAAAATGTATTCATGTGGACAAAACACAATGTATTCATCGATCCTGAAACTGCTTACACCGCCGTAGGAAATAGAAATGAACCTGGGTATGAGTTTTACTCGGTGATTCCACGTACCCGTAGCATAGGTTTGAAATTAAATGTTGGGTTTTAA
- a CDS encoding SusD/RagB family nutrient-binding outer membrane lipoprotein → MKKIIIIILSIAFIPILNSCSDFDKLNVSPNDVNEVDPNFLLTTSTYNFASTYSEFGYWGSRIPSLLQYYQVGDGYKSEEFNALYWTPGQSSPWGTIYSNLVDVQAMSDLSVEQENTFTEAVALVYQAGLIDLATKIYGDVPFSETNQLEEGIVFPKYDQQKEIYETLLINLKTAKNMIEALPGEEVPVLDGYDLLYNGDKDKWIKFVNSLRIRMCLLLNNKKNELSIDLDAEFQDAAQNVFTSTDDNAVLDYIGNSATTSFRGGSFRASELTYARRMGLGFLNSLRDQNDPRLYRWLRPVEKKWDKDIATATTIQYTDPLGQTFPVEVLPYPSGYDDLDTSLYVGLPVGSQASWTAYNAGPQATSVEPKTTPFNSRLSEIYFQNANQYVGMNIITYSEVEFILAEAAAIGAFGASDAEGHYKKAIEASMDEWGIYGDYVGGFDFEEFYSQEEIDLSQATNVHERIMTQKYISMFFRPEPWFDWRRTGYPDFVPPVDGAQPAIPIRYHYDTPTPPDPQNVEKYNDAVERLEKSEFVQVPTNDDTRSRMWLLQGTNIPY, encoded by the coding sequence ATGAAGAAAATTATAATAATAATATTATCTATTGCATTCATTCCAATTTTAAACTCCTGTAGCGATTTTGATAAATTGAATGTAAGCCCCAATGATGTAAACGAAGTTGATCCAAACTTCCTCTTAACGACAAGTACCTATAATTTTGCCAGTACCTATAGTGAATTTGGCTATTGGGGTTCAAGAATTCCTTCCTTATTGCAGTATTACCAAGTGGGTGATGGTTATAAATCTGAGGAATTTAACGCCCTGTATTGGACACCGGGACAAAGTAGTCCGTGGGGAACGATCTACTCTAATTTAGTAGATGTTCAAGCGATGTCCGACCTTAGTGTTGAGCAAGAAAACACTTTCACAGAGGCTGTAGCTTTAGTATATCAAGCCGGACTTATAGATCTAGCTACAAAGATTTATGGTGATGTGCCCTTTTCAGAAACCAATCAGCTGGAAGAAGGAATTGTATTCCCTAAATATGATCAGCAGAAAGAGATTTATGAAACCTTGCTGATTAATTTAAAAACAGCAAAAAATATGATTGAAGCCCTTCCGGGGGAGGAAGTCCCCGTGTTGGATGGCTATGATCTATTGTACAATGGAGATAAAGACAAATGGATAAAGTTTGTTAATTCTCTCAGAATCAGGATGTGTTTGTTGTTGAACAACAAAAAAAATGAATTAAGTATTGATTTAGATGCTGAGTTCCAAGATGCTGCACAAAATGTGTTCACCAGTACAGATGACAATGCTGTTTTAGATTATATAGGAAATTCTGCAACTACTTCTTTTCGAGGTGGGTCATTTAGGGCTTCAGAACTTACTTATGCGAGAAGAATGGGCTTAGGTTTTCTTAATTCTTTAAGGGATCAAAATGATCCGAGATTGTACAGATGGTTAAGGCCTGTAGAAAAGAAATGGGACAAGGATATTGCTACCGCAACAACGATTCAATATACGGATCCATTGGGACAAACCTTCCCTGTAGAAGTGTTGCCCTACCCTAGTGGGTATGATGACCTGGATACTAGCCTGTACGTTGGATTACCTGTAGGTAGCCAAGCTTCATGGACAGCTTATAATGCAGGTCCTCAAGCAACATCTGTTGAGCCCAAAACTACTCCGTTTAATAGTCGTCTAAGTGAGATATATTTTCAAAATGCCAATCAATATGTTGGCATGAACATTATTACCTATTCAGAAGTGGAATTTATTTTGGCAGAAGCTGCGGCCATTGGGGCATTTGGTGCCAGTGATGCAGAAGGTCATTACAAAAAGGCGATTGAAGCTTCTATGGATGAATGGGGTATATACGGTGACTATGTAGGAGGATTTGATTTTGAAGAATTTTACAGCCAGGAAGAAATAGACTTAAGTCAAGCAACCAATGTGCATGAACGCATTATGACTCAAAAATACATTTCCATGTTTTTCAGACCTGAGCCTTGGTTTGACTGGCGTAGAACAGGTTATCCGGATTTTGTACCTCCTGTAGATGGTGCACAACCTGCCATTCCAATTAGGTATCATTATGATACACCTACCCCTCCGGATCCTCAGAATGTTGAAAAATACAATGACGCTGTAGAGAGATTGGAGAAATCTGAATTTGTACAGGTGCCAACGAATGATGATACCCGCTCACGAATGTGGTTATTGCAAGGAACCAATATTCCTTACTAA